The proteins below come from a single Megalops cyprinoides isolate fMegCyp1 chromosome 5, fMegCyp1.pri, whole genome shotgun sequence genomic window:
- the LOC118777528 gene encoding docking protein 2-like, producing MEEDIRKRGMLYMQQQKFGKKWKKVWSLVYGDSNCSVSRMELFECKDDADRSRSERSRTKRESRRVIRVSDFVRVSEERVGACPRDCGAFLVETTEKRFLFAVETSELDDWVRTLCEIAFPVNRGRSNANSSVESGMVDNSLYMSSTALKDFAVTVSSTEASERCGLHGDYILRVDYDSIRLRDPDSGAVIFSWTYSCLRKFGLHMWALSFEAGRRSESGEGVFMFKTKQNECILRAIDAAIAFQSRVAAPATCPVAPGDDELYSRVNKVQRPRPPAEPPVDVLLAAVDSLALDSRVPPGKEWVRGVTSRPLPTPEGLPFSLMPGPTSKGRGSPDGGSVSATMQYAIAGPPLVSAASSREGQEPELSHPLYDSVSELGAGLGRPDRLTQPEPIYDKVEGRETAEKWQSVSLYDDVNEIRGQKWMLGTDLDADEGVTDRSAPRQWQEAPPSLRYDYSEEENPYDNDIPKMSKRGSR from the exons ATGGAGGAGGACATCAGGAAGAGGGGCATGCTGTACATGCAACAGCAGAAGTTTGGGAAG aaatggaaaaaggtGTGGTCACTGGTTTACGGGGACAGCAACTGCTCGGTGTCGCGGATGGAGCTGTTCGAATGCAAAGACGACGCCGACAGGTCGCGATCGGAGCGGAGTCGCACCAAGCGCGAGAGCAGGAGGGTGATCCGCGTCAGCGACTTCGTGCGCGTGTCGGAAGAAAGGGTGGGGGCGTGTCCGCGAGACTGCGGGGCTTTCCTCGTGGAGACCACCGAGAAGCGCTTCCTGTTCGCCGTCGAGACGTCAGAGCTGGACGACTGGGTCCGGACGCTGTGCGAGATCGCCTTCCCA gtgAACCGCGGCAGGTCCAATGCCAACAGCAGCGTAGAGTCCGGGATGGTGGATAACTCCCTGTACATGAGCTCCACAG CTCTGAAAGACTTCGCAGTGACggtgagcagcacagaggcgtcAGAGAGGTGCGGCCTGCACGGGGACTACATCCTCAGGGTGGATTACGACAGCATCCGTCTCCGGGACCCCGATTCGGGGGCTGTCATCTTCTCCTGGACCTACAGCTGCCTCAGGAAATTCGGCCTCCACATG tggGCTCTGTCGTTTGAGGCGGGGCGCAGGAGCGAATCGGGAGAGGGCGTCTTCATGTTCAAGACCAAGCAGAACGAGTGCATCTTACGGGCCATCGACGCCGCCATCGCCTTCCAGAGCAGAGTCGCGGCTCCTGCCACCTGTCCCGTTGCTCCGGGCGACGACGAGTTGTACAGCAGGGTCAACAAGGTCcagaggccccgcccccctgcggAGCCGCCCGTGGACGTGCTGCTCGCCGCGGTGGACAGCCTGGCGCTGGACAGCAGAGTCCCGCCAGGCAAGGAGTGGGTCAGGGGCGTGACCAGCCGGCCGCTGCCCACCCCGGAAGGCCTGCCCTTCTCTCTGATGCCAGGTCCCACCTCTAAGGGGCGGGGCTCGCCGGACGGCGGGTCGGTCAGCGCGACCATGCAGTATGCCATCGCTGGGCCTCCATTGGTCAGTGCGGCCTCCTCGAGGGAGGGGCAGGAACCCGAGCTGTCACACCCCCTGTATGACTCAGTCAGTGAACTGGGGGCGGGTCTGGGAAGGCCAGACAGACTGACCCAGCCTGAGCCCATCTACGACAAGGTggagggcagagaaacagcGGAGAAGTGGCAGTCTGTGTCCCTTTATGATGATGTCAACGAGATCAGAGGTCAGAAGTGGATGCTTGGTACAGATTTGGATGCAGATGAGGGTGTGACTGATCGTTCTGCCCCCAGGCAATGGCAAGAAGCACCCCCCAGCCTGCGTTATGATTACAGCGAGGAAGAGAACCCGTACGACAACGACATTCCCAAAATGAGCAAGAGGGGGAGCAGATAA